A region from the Lycium barbarum isolate Lr01 chromosome 8, ASM1917538v2, whole genome shotgun sequence genome encodes:
- the LOC132607786 gene encoding uncharacterized protein LOC132607786, protein MNSHLMKDICENLKITHLNSIAYQQQMNRAVEAANKNIKRILRKMIDNYKGCHEQLPYALLGYHTTARTSTGATPHLLVYGTEVFIPAEVEIPSLRIIQEAELDNAEWFLARYEQLALIDEKMMVAVCHGELYCQRMAKSFNKRVRARLFQIEQMVLKRIVPHQDEYKGKFAPNWQGPYVVRKVLSERAVVLAELDGQQWPKPINSDAIKCYYT, encoded by the coding sequence ATGAATAGCCATCTAATGAAGGATATTTGTGAGAATCTCAAGATCACTCATCTAAACTCGATAGCTTATCAGCAACAAATGAATAGAGCCGTAGAAGCAGCAAataagaatatcaagaggatattgaggaaaatgaTCGATAATTACAAAGGTTGTcacgagcagttgccttatgctttattaGGATACCATACTACAGCTAGAACTTCAACAGGAGCAACTCCACACCTGCTAGTCTACGGTACTGAAGTATTCATACCTGCCGAAGTTGAGATACCTTCTTTGAGAATCATTCAAGAAGCTGAGCTGGATAATGCTGAATGGTTCCTAGCACGATACGAACAGTTGGCCTTAATCGACGAGAAAATGATGGTTGCCGTATGCCACGGTGAATTATACTGCCAAAGGATGGCAAAATCCTTCAATAAACGAGTCAGGGCTCGACTTTTCCAGATCGAGCAAATGGTGCTCAAGCGGATTGTCCCACACcaagatgaatacaaagggaagttCGCTCCCAACTGGCAAGGTCCTTACGTGGTCCGCAAAGTACTCTCCGAAAGAGCGGTAGTACTAGCGGAATTGGACGGACAACAGTGGCCGAAACCGATAAACTCAGATGCAATCAAGTGCTACTATACATAA